gcATCACTTTGGGGAAAGGGAAACTTGAAAACTTAGTCTCCAAAAATATCGCCCTCAGAGCcctaaaaaaaaacctaaaaaactTGATTACAGCTACATAAGTGTATGTCATCATCctcaactaaaaatataaatgtaacttgAAAACCACATAAGCATATTACCACATACTTGACTTTTCATTATATCTTAAGGATCAAAGCTACATAAGTGTATGTACCGCTACATAAGATCCTTGGCTAAGAACGGCTGATCGACTAGAGTtgcatttcaaaataaaaaaaatcatacgaAAGTTTTGTAGAgtaaaactcattaaaataaaGTCATGAATATAATCATAAACATGATTCATATTAGACTAAACATAAACAAGTCTCCATGTATCTCTGCTTTCACCGGTTGCATACTCCAAATAGAGAACCTTATTCTCTTCCTCTCTATAAGACAGGTTTTTTTTGATGATTTGCAGGATCTTTCTTGAGATGGTTAATAGAGGCTTTGTGTAAAAGAGATTACACCCTTATAGTAGGCAAAGAGTATAGAACCTCCCGAAGCTGACTACAACTAAACTCGTGATGGTTCTCTGTTAGACAATTCTTGTGGAAAAGAATCTTGTCACGCGATTAACCACTCTTCCTAATCACATCTGCCACAACGTGTATTGCTTATACAATCTTTGATCTTCTCTTATTAGAATTTGACATAGAAGATGAGGGGCCAACATTCCTTGATTCAGATGTAATATCAATTTCTTGAGTAGGGATATCATGCCTTGGTTCAGCTCCAACATCAGTTCCTTGAATagggatatcatgccttgattCGGCATCAACTTCAACATACGCATCATCCACATGATACGAGTACTTTGTATCTAAAACCTCTTCACCTTGTTGAGCAGTCCGACTTCACATCCACTAATATAAACCGTCCCAACGACATTCTCCATCAAATCTATGTTTGGTAcctgtttatattttatttctctaGTACCATGCCACTTCTGAAACAAGGAGAACACAATTCAAACTTTAGTGTAAAAAGACTTACACAGCTAGTTCATTAGTCAAACACAATCTAGATAACAGTACTTTCATGAACTTAgtgttcaaacaatcaaatacATCAGTGTAAACAGTCTGATACAGAACCAATGAACTGAACACAATAAAACGTTAAATGCTGTATTGATATAAGAAGTGATAACAtagtgaaaaaaaaactgaaccagTGAATCTAAAGGGATCATAGAACTTGTTCCTTACATTGCTCGCTCCATCATTCCTCACTCATGTTAGATGAATCCAGTTGTATCAAAACCAAGTCATGTTCTGTTCCGACTCAACTTCTTATAAGATTTATATTGCTTCTTGCAAGTCTTGAATTTGTTCCCAAATTTTCTTCATGAAAGTCTCCTAGCCTCATTAACCATTTGTTTTCTTATGTTCCCTTTCTGTTTCTCATCAAGTCTTTGGTTGAAGAAAGAAACGTGTTTGTTAGTTATTCCATGTAAGATACTTAgttaaaacacacaaacattTACCAACTATCTTAGTTAAAGatacatatattaaaagttTAGAGAGGAAAATACTCACATCAGTATCATGGATGGATGCAACTGTTTCTCTTTAAAAGTGTCAGCAACTGGAAAGTAGAATAAACAGATACttcctccgttcctaaaagattcatgttttagaattttcatattttttaataaaacatattaaaacttagctataaatgcatagttttttgtaattttatgtttcttatattttaaaaccaataggatttaaaaaaatgcaattaatgttcttaaacttcacaatttttcattattaattgataaaaattacattgaaaatataaatatgtatctttttaaaacataatttttctctagaatatggatcttttaggaacggaagAAGTACATAAGAATTGGCTAAGAGTAAACATCTTCAAAGTAAACAAGCCAAACATCTAAGAACATAACACAATAAAACATAAACCTTCGACCATAATAATGAATAAAACGATTCTACGTtcataacaaaaaagaaaactacagAACTGAATTCTATAACGTCTAATCTCACATGTGCTCACTGACAAAAGCTTTGAGATGTTTAAACGAAGATCCTCCTTCCTTCACAGTCTCCGCCGCTAAATCTCTCCACCTCGCCGCGTTTCCTCTAAACTCCTCCGACTTCTCCTCCATCACTTCCTCAATGCACCGCCGTATCTCCCCACTCTCCACCACAACCTCtgcatcttctttcttttccatCACTCTCACACCTGTCCTCCAACACTCTTCTAGAAGCTTTGCATTCGTCATCTGATCAGTCCACTGTGGAAACGCAACCACCGGAACTCCCGCCACCAAACTCTCCAGCGACGAATTCCACCCGCAATGCGTCACAAAACAACCTATCGATCTATGCTTCAAAACCCTAAACTGATCGCACCAAGAAACCACCATTCCTATCTCATCCAGCTCTTCTCTGAAACTTCTTGTGCTCTCCTCTTCGTTCTCTTCCCTATCTTCTTTACTTGTGTACAACTTATCCGTAATCACCCACAAAAACGGCCTCCGACAATGTATCAACGCCTTGCAGAGCTCCACAATCTGTTTCTTTCTCAACACGGCAAGTGTTCCaaaagaaatatacaacacGGTTGAATCCGTTTTTGTATCCAACCACTGTATGTATTCAGCGCCTCTCTCGGAGTCGGTCCTAGATGTTATCAGTGGACCGATGGGCAGAATCTTGAAATTATCAAGAACCGAGCTAAAAGCTTCTTGTTCAAGCTCTTGGAAACTATTGACAAGGATCTTAGGGTTTTCCTCTTGCTTCAGCGCCTCTATCTGTTCTCGAAACGCCGGTAGGAGAAACGAGTATGTGTTTGCAGGGACGATGAACGTGGGAAGATCACGGAGACGGAACTGTGGCAACGAGGGTAACTTAATAGAACCAGAAGGGTCGTTATTAGCCATCTCTGAGATTGCATCTGCGTAGCCGTTAAAGTAGTGATAGAAGATGGAGAAGACAGTTACGGGCTGGACCCAGAGAAGAGCAGACGGGATGTGAAACTCACGCACCAGCTCAGCGACCCAAGTGAGGAGGATGGTGTACACCACGCAGGTAAAAGGCCGGTTTTGACGCCGGTTATCTTCGATTAGTTCGGTTAAGGTTTCTCTGCCGCGTCTTTTCATCTCAGACATGTAACGTCCTGCAGTGTCTTGGCGAGCTTTGTCCGAGGAAGTGGAGGACTTGAAGCCGTCATCGTGGCCATCAGAGTAAGTGGCGAAGATTAGGTTTTCAGGGACGTTTTCTTTGGAGAACATACGGTGGTTATAGGCGGAGATAGGGGCAGCGAAGGTGACTCTAACTCCGGCTATTGTTCCGGCGAGGCGCTTGGCGAGCTCGAGAGATGGGTTGATGTGGCCTTGTGCTGGAAATGTCACGAACAGAAAGTGTGGTCCGGTTAGTGATTTTGGTGAATCATTATTGTTAtccattttcttatatttttggtGTTGTAGTTAATGGAAAGACACTATACCAGTTTAGACTTATATAGAGATTATACCGACACAGATCTAAGTGATAAAAAGTATACTGTGAAAAAGGGACAACCCCACTGAGTGCATTGGACAGCTCAATTTTGTGACGTTAGTGATGACGAAAACTCTCAAAGATAGTGTGGATTCAGTGGAGGCAAGTAGATGACAATTTGTCCTGTCCTACTAACTTATTGATATAAAACGAACGTGAACATTcaacttaaaataatataaatacatttttgtaaacattatatgacaatatttttcaaTCCTCTAAAAAGACAGAATTGGAATCTAGTATAACCAAACTACAACCCTTTACTTTGAGAAATCAAAACACCGTAGAAGTTACCGGAGAAGTTATTTTGCAACTGATAACATAATATGCGGCGGTCACGAAGAATATGATACGTCGTAATATGTGATGCGATAATTATTAGCCGAGATatgaaaaaccaaaagaaactgTTACACATGTTGTTTTTAATACCAACCAATTTTATATGCATTTTCTTTATCAACAACTCCGCCTACTTGTAACACTTTTTCGCTACCGAGCATTTATGCCAGTATGAATTATTTATTCTAGAGGAAGAACATCATCGTGGATAAAAATTTGGACATGAATCTTTATCCCTGAATAATCTGGTATATTTGGAATGTCCGGAATGATAAACTATTTAGGACATAGATAAAGACCCTTTGGAATTTGTCAGATATGCAGAAAGTGAATGTCAAGCTTTATTCAATGCAAATGAATCAGTATCCTTATCTTTGCATGAGCATTGTACTGACGAGATACAAATCTTAAGCTTGAGTAATATCTGTATGGtagatggttcatggacctcTACATCTCAGTTCAGTGGATGTGGATGGACTAGGATGCATAGTTTAGGCAAGATTCAACTCATGGAGACACATAACTTAAAGACGGCGACATGCTACTTTGCATACATAATTAGAAGCACTGAGATGTCTATGGAAACATGTTTCAACATTCCGCATGGCCAGAGCTTTGAGACAAATTGCAAATATCTAATAGCAACGATAAATGAACCTTAAACTTGGCCATGTTCTGCAACAAAATTAGAGGCGATACAAATTCTTCAGATATGTTTTCAAGAATTCCGGAAATCTCACATCCCAAGAGCGCAAAATGGAATTAACGATTCTTTAGCGAGGTCTGAACgatcttaaaaattaaaattgactGAGATAGTTCTAAAAATGATTCTttagaaaaaatacaaaattgacTGAGATCGTCTTAAAAGCGATTTTTACATAAATTTTGGACAAAAAGTAAATTTCATTTTATGAATGTCTATTTTGATAGTTCCAGTTTAGGTTTCAACTAATCTGGTAATAAAAATCTCTAGGAACTCAATTTGCGCAAACATAGTTTTTTGCTATTAATATTCTAAATActggattttaatttttcaaatttacaaattttgaattttatttaatgtagaTTGCGTTATGTATGCTTTGGTGGAGTTATTTtaagtcactacaagaaaatactAGTATAGCAACACTAAAAAATTATTGCAAAAAGTCGATATTTTGTTGCAAACATAGTAATTGTAACGAAGTCTCaacatgttttattttgttgctGATTGAGTGTTGCAAAATCATATTTGTTGCATGAATATTGCAAAATTTGCAATAAATTATGTTCTTGTTATATGTGTTGTATTAATGTGATGAAAAAAATGTAGCAAACTTAAAGTAATATTACAACATCTGTTTGCTACTCCACGTCATTGTAAATCATCGCTACAAAACACATAGAAAGCACTGCTGCAAATTTCTAACAACTATTTTTAAGATCTCTTTcgactataaatatatattgtagatattttgtaacaataatagaaaaaaaaatgtttaaaaatattatatgaaaccATTTCCTTATTTAATTGTTACGACAAATTATAGTCCAATGCGATGTACGGTTGAATTGTTTATTTTGTAATGTGCATTGGGTTTTTTTCACGGgtacaatttttgtttttaattttttgacttgattaattaaaatcatTATAAGCTGGTTAGTTGAATACAAATCATATTAAACTGATTATTAGATAGATTTTGTGACAGctaaaataactatattttaaaaaatcaaagacAAAACCACCAAACAAGTTATAATAACTTAAAAAATTCAcactaaataaatataaaatacaaaaaatgagAGATTATTTTTCACACCGACAAAATTCTTTTCCTTATTTGCTCTATTTCTTCAAGCTTATATATCCTTTTTGATGAATGCTGCTCTTGAAAGATCTTTTTTTAAAGATAGCAGAAAATCCACCATTGATTAGAATGACTGCTGAGCATAAGAAGAAtgtaattaagaaaaataatttataagtaaCTGAAAAGAAATAATTATAAGCCTCAAAGACATACCTGGTATTTTGCACTCAAACACACCTAATGTCTGATCTCACAGACTTTTTGACGACTAAACATAAATTAACTGAAATAATCTGACTCAAGTAAAAGCTATAAAACACAGGTTTGTGTATTATCTTGATCTGAGAACATATACCAACAAACACACGCCTGATCCTTATACTCGTCCAGTGAAATTGAAAATGCTATAGTAAATATAGAAACGTATGTGTGTGGCTTATAACTATAGATAGATATTTGGGCTCTGTGTTAGTTTGTATTCCAGAGAAAGCTTGGAATATATATAGAGACAGAGAAAGCAGAATgccatatatataaatgtacAAGCGTATATCTAAtcgtatatattttttaaatgtaatcgTGAGAAATATTTGATCCAGATTTGTACTTATCTAAAGAAGATTCTGAATTGTTAGATAACTGAAATATCAAGAAGGAGGTTATTAGTTTGATTAGAATATTTgttctagttttaaatatttcaaatgaaAATTAAACGTGGAATTAGGCTATGCAATATTCTTTTCTCAGTTGTGGATATGCACAAAACCTAATCATTATGAAAATATGTATTGAGCTGAATCAAATGGATATAAACTAGACTAAAAACCATTCATCAATCTCAAATCATACTTaggtttttaagaaaaagtttAGTATAGCAAGCCAAAaccatttaatttatataatacgtATTTACCAACACCTgaaccaaataaaaacaaaactaaccACAAGTTCTGATTAAGAgttacaaaatccaaaatataaaattgtcaCACTGGTCATAAGAGTTCTTCTAAATTGTTGCATACTTGTCACATGTTTTTAACGCAAAAGAATGTCAACTCATTATCGTTGAATAGTTATCACAAATTTACAACATATGTTCATatgtaaaaaaacatattgCAAATTAGCAATATATTTTGCAACAAACCATTTTGTtatgattttgaaataaaaatgtgATAAAATTGTGATGTGTGGTCatcattacaaaatatttgcAAAAATTGTTGcaaatttttaacaaaaaataaaagttgcAAAATTATGTTGCATTATCCAACTATTCTTATAGTGAGTGTTCATATTATTTCtgtgttataatatttttgttaaaaatggaCAGATTGTCAAATACTCAAAATAATTCCAATTTTATCAAtactataattttcaaaaatctttctttttacttGGGAAGTTCGAGGTTTCTTTACGGAAGGAAAAAACAAGGAAATCAATTAGAGATCTTTATAATGTCAAAGTTAATGAATTATGCtttaataaaaagaatttttatgattttaagtttttaacttTGCAACTACATTTTTTTGGCTGATGATTCTTTTCTTGAGAAACATATTATGTTAATTTACTAGGGATGTTGTTAACAATGAACATGTCAAGTTAAAATATTATAgctcagaattttaaaataaatacttaTACATTCCATTTCTAATTTATGTTTCTCAGATATTAAACCACCACTTGCAAACATTTAATTTGTACTCCCTcaatttcatattaagtgtcgccttgtcttttaaattatgtttcattataagtgtcatcttacattttcaatgaaaatataagataaactttccaacttttatttttatttttaattcattaattaataaaatcaaacaaaatctaTACTAAATAGGGGTAAAACAGAAAATTTAGTAATTTTCTTAACTCGTGTGCAAAAACCTTAACGATACTTATCGTGAAATAGAGGAGAATTAATTTGCAATCTAAATAGCAACAATGAAGAAGGCAAAAGAACATGCTGGTGTGCCAAGATGAAGAGAATGCTGAAAATGTTTCAATTCTCGAAGAATATTCGTACTTATAATTCATTATTGAAAATGAAGTTGGCATGGGAAACGAAAGTGTAACTTGTGATGTAAAGGGAATTAATTATGACGCAAGTGGCAAGAGTTGGTACAAAACCATTCACATCGAATGTTGAATAATATATTCAACAGTTGAACATTATAGAGTGATTGTTGTgctccctctctctcttttgggACTTGGATCCTCTGCCAGAGTCTCATAAGTCCGTTGACACcggtcttctccttctctataTGTAGTTACATGAATCTGAGCGTAAGCAAGGAGATCGTGGATGTTGTGTCTTGTCTACCAGTTCTTATCTCACCGGTGGAGCCTCGCGTCAAAAGCCTCCATCTCAGTGTCAGCGTTGGCTCGTTTAGTCCAACAATGACATGAGTTTCctttgttttctttcatttctttctttttttgaaagaaaatttccTTCGTTTTTTACATTGTAGGGTATCAAAAATGTTTCGTTTGAATTGCTAATGCCTTCCCCTTTCTTTTTCCTGCGTGAATCATTGACGGTCCCTCTCTCTTGCCAGTTgtggggagtgttgacatgaagaaataaatgataaggagtATTGTCATGAAGATCCACAAAAACTCATCCATCCACGGCTTATTATTCACAGCAAGACATTTCCACGTCAACCCATTCACGGCAATTTATTCATTCTACCGTTGGAGTTTGAATTTGAATCATGGATATGTCATATCAAGCCTTTTCTCTctagtttaatttttgttaaattcTTCTCCCATGTATATTTAAATTACTTGTAAGACCACAAATTAATTAAGGAaattattctctctctctctctctctctcaagttCTTAATTCTTCAGAAACTAAACTTCTACTACATCTCATattctcacatggtatcagagcttttaagctcctaaaccTCACAAAAATTTCCGTAAATCTATTTCTTCtcagattatcttcaaaatttgtTAGATACATCCTTATATCCAATGGTACAAAGGTCTTCCAAGAGAGAAGAACCTCACCAGAACTCAAGATAGAGGAGTATACCCTATTCTCTGGAACTCAAGAAAGCTTCAGCCCTTCCGGAAAAGTTTCATCAAAGTCCAGTCTCTATCAAAACCAGTAGGAACAATCTATTGTCCACTGGTCCACATCTCTCCATGAGGGAGATCTCAAACATGATGTTGTTTCCAGAGTACAAGAAGGCTAAGGAACAACATAAGAAGCGCAATATGCCAAGAATAATTGATTTGAATCTAGTCAGGAATGTAATCAAGGAGTTTGATCATCCAACgattcaagaaaaaaacaagtatTCATCTTTTAGTGGTGGTTCAAATGAAGGAGGAACGTAGAGAAGTATTGATAGTACAACCAACACTGATGGTCCGACAACCATGAGTGACCTACATTCCCTTATTAAGCCTTTATCTCATCCAAGAAGGCTGTTACACACTCTCGACTCTAAATCTATCATTATAGATTCATGAGAAagccatcacatgattagtgatatgAACTTGATTAGTGATGTCCAGCCTGCCTCAGGAAATGTTCTTATAGCAAATGGTGATAAGGTTAAGATAGAAGGGATATGGAACCTTATGTTGTTTGATAGGGAATCAACTACCTTGTATATGCTTCAGTTTACATCAAACCTGCTACCTGTGAGGAAGGCTATAGTTGATCTTAGTTGCCAGGTTGTCTTCAAACTAGATGAGgttgaattttaaaacttaaagaTAGGCCAGGTGATTGAAAAAGGACACATTCACAACGAACTCTATCATCTTCAGAAGACAGGGATGCCCGAAACATCTACTTCTAGTTGTCTGGTCAGTACATCCACCGGGGTTGATATCACATCATGGCATGCTAGGCTGGGACATCTTCATACCAGAGCCCTAAACCTAATGCTTCCAGGTGCGGTCTTGAAGAatgatgattgtgaagcttgcatattGGGGAAGCATTGTAGGACAATCTTCCCACAGTC
The window above is part of the Brassica napus cultivar Da-Ae chromosome C8, Da-Ae, whole genome shotgun sequence genome. Proteins encoded here:
- the LOC106407412 gene encoding UDP-glycosyltransferase 75D1-like; translation: MDNNNDSPKSLTGPHFLFVTFPAQGHINPSLELAKRLAGTIAGVRVTFAAPISAYNHRMFSKENVPENLIFATYSDGHDDGFKSSTSSDKARQDTAGRYMSEMKRRGRETLTELIEDNRRQNRPFTCVVYTILLTWVAELVREFHIPSALLWVQPVTVFSIFYHYFNGYADAISEMANNDPSGSIKLPSLPQFRLRDLPTFIVPANTYSFLLPAFREQIEALKQEENPKILVNSFQELEQEAFSSVLDNFKILPIGPLITSRTDSERGAEYIQWLDTKTDSTVLYISFGTLAVLRKKQIVELCKALIHCRRPFLWVITDKLYTSKEDREENEEESTRSFREELDEIGMVVSWCDQFRVLKHRSIGCFVTHCGWNSSLESLVAGVPVVAFPQWTDQMTNAKLLEECWRTGVRVMEKKEDAEVVVESGEIRRCIEEVMEEKSEEFRGNAARWRDLAAETVKEGGSSFKHLKAFVSEHIC